The Labilibaculum sp. sequence TTTGTATTTGTACTTTTCGTTCTATTAAAAGATATACTAGGAGCGATTGCAGGAATCATTAATTGGTTCGGGGAGAGAAAGAAAAAAAGTGTACCACAATTTAATTCGAAGAGAAAAATGGAGAGATCCGAGTTTTTGTATCAAATGGGATTGATTTTAGCAGCCATTCCGTTTGCATCAATTTTATATGGTGTAACCAAAGGGAAATTTAACTACAGGGTAATGAGGGAAAAGATCAGCTTCGATCATCTTCCCAAGTCATTTAAAGGGCTCAAAATCGTTCAAATATCCGACATGCATCTGGGCAGTTTCAATAAGAATTTTGAGAAAATAACCAAGGCTGTTGAACTGATCAACGAACAAGAACCGGACCTGATTCTATTCACAGGCGATTTGGTAAATAACTTTGCCGAAGAAACAGAAGGATGGGCACCGATATTGTCTAAAATGAATGCGAAAATTGGAAAATATTCCATCATGGGGAATCACGACTACGGTGATTATTCTTACTGGAAATCACCTGCCGACAAAGCCCAAAATTTACAAACAATTAAAGATTTTCACCACGAAATGGGCTTTAAGCTGCTTCTGAACGAATCGGAAACCATATCATTAAATGGTGAAGAAATTGCACTGGTTGGTGTCGAAAACTGGGGTAAACCTCCTTTCCCTCAGCATGGCGATTTACAAAAAGCCATCAACGGATCGGCCAATCTGCCCTTTAAAATTTTGATGAGTCACGATCCTTCGCATTGGGATGCGCAGGTTTTGGATACTGATATTGCCCTTACCTTCTCGGGTCATACACATGGAATGCAATTTGGGCTCGAACGGGCAGGCATAAAATGGAGTCCGGTACAGTACAAATATCCCCGCTGGGGCGGATTGTACCAGCAAGGGAATCAATACCTTTATGTGAATCGTGGTTTTGGTTATATCGGATTCCCCGGCCGGGTTGGTATGCCACCCGAAATTACCTTGGTGGAACTGACCTAACTGAACGCAGACTAACGCGAACACATCTGGTTGTAAACAGATTCTGAAATTATAGATAAGGATGCGCACTTGCGTGTCCTTTTTTTATTTTTACACCTCATCCCCGGCCCTTCTCCTGATGGTGAAGGAGAACAAAACGCGCAAAAAAAACCAATGACAATACATTTTTATTTTGTACATTTAACAGACTTAGTGATTTGATACATTGACAGTTCCAAACACCCCTTATTACATACTGTCAAGATTTTCGGATTACTACCTTCATTTCTTACTACGAACTAAACATTTTTTCTATGAACGAATTCAAGAAATTTATAGCCAAAGGAAATGTACTTGAAATGGCTGTCGGTCTGATTATGGCTCTTTACTTTGGTGCCATTGTTAAATCATTGGTAAATGATATTATTATGCCTCCGGTAGGAATTGTATTAGGCGGAGTTGATTTCTCTGATCTGAAAATAATTCTGCAGTCGGCTGTTCTGGAATCGGCACCCGGTGCCGGCGATGCTGTTGGCGAGGTAGCAATTGCTTATGGTTTGTTTATTAATGCAATTATTACCTTCCTGATTGTTGCCTTCGCTATTTTTATGCTTGTAAAATCATTCAATAAAATGAAAGAGAAAATGGAAAAGAAAGCAGAAGAAGCACCTGCGGCACCAGCCACTCCAAGCAAAGAGGAAGTGCTGCTAAGCGAAATCCGCGATCTGCTAAAAAATAAATAAGCAAAACAGAAAGGACTCGAAAGAGTCCTTTTTTTAATGTAGTGCTTTTAAAATCTTAGTTCTATTATCGGAGGTATACTACTCCAACGATCGGAGCACTACTACTCCAGGCATCGGAGTAGTACCAGTCTTATTCTTAAAATAATTATAAGCAGTAAAAATACAAAAAAATAAGAGCCAATTGGTTAGAATTGGCTTTCATTACAATCAATAATAGTTTGTTTGCTGCGGCCTATTTAAAATAACATCAGACAATTAACCAACAGGTAACAAGTCGATTAACAAGCGTCCCACTTTTATGTTTTTACTGTCTTTTAAAGCAACTCTCACCTCTACCTGAAAACTGCCTGTATTCAAAGTATCGGGTACAAAAAACAACAATTCCGATGGTTTGTTTTTCACAACATTACCTGCTTTAGTGGCAGTACCATCACCGGCAATAAAAAAGATTCCCTGATTTTCATCCGCCTCATCGAATTTTAAAAGCGATCCTTTTAGAGAAGCAATCTGACCCGGACTAAAAGTCTCGTTTACGGCTTTGGTTTTTAAATCGGTGAACTGTTGAATCACCGGCTGTGCCACAGATATTTCGACCTTACGCAATTCGATATTGCCAACTGCCTCGGTCAGCCGACTGCCTGCGTTCAGGTTCAAACGAATGGTGTGACGCTTTTTGTCGAAACCATCGCTCTCGTTAACAAACACCCCCGAAATACTCGGATACACCTTAAACAACTCGGTGTTTACATTGTTACCACTGGCTGCATTTCCTACCCGCAAAAGTTGAAGATGCTCGGCCAATGGGTTACCTGTTTACTATTTTACGATTCTTCCTGTTTTTTCCTATTTGCTTCTACCGCCAATCGTCTCCCCCGCTTAACAAAAACAGATTGAAACTACTCAATAAAAATGACATATCAGAACCATAACCGGTAAAACACACCCATACTTATGCTAAAAATACCACACCTACTTTAGCTGCTCATACTGTTTATTGGGCTTTGAGTACAATTGTAAAAAATGTTAAATTTATCAGATTCTCTAAAATACAACACAAAAACCAATCGCAAATCAACAAACCTTTATTGCTGATTAACAGATCAAATACAACAACAAAACATTTTTCCCCAACAAAACCAAGCAAACAATCCTAGCTCACAAACACCCGCCCACAAAGCCTTTCTTTACTATTTATATTGATAATGAATAAGTGAATCTGCTTTCCTGTTTTTATTTTATGCTTACTTTTAAAGGGCAACTATAAATAAAAAATGGGATTTACTCTCATTATTTGACTCAAAATATTAGTCAAATAAAGAACCCAATTGATGTCATATTTAGTGATTCATAATAATATGTGTTCATTACTACCCTATATGGGGCGATAAACACAATTACGAAATCGTAAGCCATATGCCTATTACCAAAACCATTGGTTGTGTGGTGGACAATTTTGTTATTATCAAATTAATTATTGGTGGTTTATGATATCCTAAATTTATCGATAGCAGAATCAATTTAAACGCAAATTAATAACTAGATACCATGAATACAGATCAGAAATTAGTTTTTTCAGATGAAACTATACAAAGTCTTTTTGGTTTTGAAGATGCAGAAAGTGAACCTATTGATAGGCTTCGAGAATATTATCTTAAAAAAGATACTTTTGCTAGAGTTGTTTCTGATCTACCAATAAGAATACTTGTTGGCCATAAAGGAACTGGGAAGTCTGCTCTTTTCAAAGTCGCTATTGCTGAAGAAAAAGAAAATGGAAATTTACCAATTTTAATAAAGCCTGATGATATTGCAGAGCTTGGAAAATCAGACGAGAATTTCCTATTGAGAATTAGACAATGGAAGCTTGGTTTGACTAAAATTATAGGCTCCAAAGTATTAAATGAATTTGGTTTATATGATGAGAAAACTGCAGGAAAATTGAGTCAGTTTGGAGTGAAATTAGTCTCTTTTGTTTCTGAAACAGTAACATCTCTCAAAGATAAAATTGACTTACAACCAATTCAAATTAAATCAATTAACAATTTCTTAAAGACTAAGAAAATTATTATTTATCTTGATGACTTAGATCGAGGTTGGCAAGGTAAAAAGGATGATATCAACCGAATTTCAACATTATTAAATGCAATACGTGATTTAGCAAACGATAATGCTGGTTTAATATTTAAAGTATCATTAAGATCAGATGTTTATTATTTAGTCCGCACTTCTGATGAATCAACTGATAAAATCGAAGGTTCTGTGGTATGGTATAAATGGTCAAATCATGAGATCTTAGTATTGCTAATTAAACGAGTTCTTACTTTTTTTGGTGAAAAATCCGATGAAGAACAACTAATGAAAACCCCGCAAAAACACTTAATTCATTATCTAGACAGAGTATTTGAGCCACGGTTTTATGGTAAAGGAAAATGGGAAGATGTAGCAATACATAGAATTTTAATGTCACTTACAAGAAAAAGACCACGTGATTTGGTAAAGTTATGCTCTCTAGCCGCTCAACAAGCATATTCTAGTGGTTCGAATCTATTGCGGTCACCACATTTTCAAGCAATATTTGAGGAATATTCCCAAGGTAGAATTCAGGATACAATCAATGAATATCGTACCGAATTACCTCTGATCGAAAAACTAATTTTTGGGATGAAACCTACTAAGAAAGAGAGATTTGCCGCGGATGGATACATTTATTCGACAGCTGAACTTCAAATCAAGATAAATAATATTAAACAGCAAAATAATTTTTCATTTACGAATGGACGCTCTGCCACCGCCAAAGATTTAGCTCAATTCTTATTTAAGATAAATTTTTTGACAGCGAGAAAAGTTTTAGATGACGGAACTATTCAGAGAAAGTATTTTGAGGAAAATAGATATTTATCAAATTCATTTGTTGATTTTGGATATGATTGGGAGGTACATCCTGCATTTAGATGGGCTTTGCAACCAGATGATATTCAAGATATTTTTAATAATCTAATCTTGAATCCTTAAACATAAACAGAGTTTTACCTGTGGACAAATACCAAAACAAATACCGCATAAAAACCACCCGCTTGCAAAGCTGGGATTACGGGGCAAATGCACCCTATTTTGTTACCATCTGTACCGCAAACAGGAAACATTTTTTCGGGCAGGTGCTAAATGGGCTGATGCAATTATCGGAAATCGGAAGAATGGCCGAAAGCTTTTGGCTGGCCATACCCGAACACTTTCCCTTTGTGCAGCTGGATGCCTTTGTGGTAATGCCCAACCATGTGCATGGAATAATTGTGATCAACAAAGATGATGGATATTGTAAAGACACAAGATTTTGTGTCTCCACAAAAAACCAATTCGGGCCACAATCCAAAAATCTGGCATCAATTGTCCGCGGGTTTAAAATTGGTGTGAAAAAATATGCCACCATGCACCAAATCGAATTTGCCTGGCAATCTCTTTACCACGATCACATCATCAGAAATGATATCGCCTACCAACGAATACACAATTATATTCTAAATAATCCCGCAAAATGGGAAGAAGATAAATTCCATAAATAATATCGTACAGACGCAAGATTTTGCGTCTCAACCACAAGATTTTCAATCTCAACGAGGAAATCTTTCATCTCAACGAAAATCCCGTACAGACGCAAGATTTTGCGTCTCAACCGCAAGATTTTTCTTCTCAACTGGAATTCCTAAAACGCACTCAAAGAAAAGGATATCAACAAATTCGCAAACATACTGCCCGTTTGATCCTCATATCCGACACGAATTCCCAAATCGACAGGAGCCGAAAAGCGAAGCACATGCAAGTCGGTACTTAGCTCAGCGCCAAAGGATGTAAATGCCTCTTTATAACTGAACAGATTCTGATTCAGATCCAAAACCTTTCCTTTCTGATAGCCATAATCGAAAAAAGCATTCATTTTTACCCGTTTAAAGTAAACCAACGGACCCAAATTCCAATCCGGATAAAACAGAGGCAATGCATAACCAAAACCTGTCGAGAAAATATCCTCACCATAGATATCCGTCATCCCCCTTGGACTCTTAATCATATTTGAAAAACGGGAATTATAGCTGGATCGGTTTTGATATCCCCCATACAATTTAATGCCATGATGCTTTACAAATCCGGGAAAATACAAATGACTTTCGGCCGACCATGTTTCTCCCAGACTGGAATCGCCAAAAGGCGTGTGGCGATAGTTCAATTCCAGTATTTGCGCCCATTGGTACTGCACATCGCGCGGAGCCGTTTTTGCAATGTTATAGGCAAAAATCTGATACTCCATGATCTCCTGAGAGAAACTGTTATCCCCAAAATCGTACTCGCCTAAGCCCAATGAATTTGCTTGTGTTGTAGCTAAAGGCGTATATTTTATATTGGCCAGCTTTGCCAAACTGCAGGTTACTTTCGGTATTATGCGTGTGGAATATTTTCCTCCTGAAAGATCGAACGGCAAACTAATGCTATTCTCCCATCCCCACTGCTTTAGTTTGCGATAAACCAATATTGTATCTACCTGAGAGGGGGAAATCCGATCGGCAAGAGTCGGAAACTGTGCTTCCTTATTCCCCACAGTTAGTTTCGAATCGATAATTGGAAACCATCCCCGATAGGACATATTCACATAAAACTGCCCGTTTTTATAGCCTTGTTCTTTCTTATACCCTACGGTAGTTAACAAAGTACTCAGCTTGTTTTGCGAGGCAACAGATACGCCTATATCAGATTCCTGTTCCAGCCCATCGATAAACAGAGGAGCCCAGGAATGAAAATTGAACAGATGGCCCAATTTCGAATAGTTCTTCACCTGAAAACGACCCAAATCTGTTGTGTCGGGAGATAACTTTTCACCCAATTGCTCTGATAGACTTTCTGCCAATGGAAATACGGCGCAATCCCCCTCCCATTCCTTCCAATTATTGGCTTGGTAATCTGTTTTTACGGGCAAATAGCCATCGGATGTGTAATCGGAATAATAAAGTTGATTGCCATTTGCATGAAGATCGCGCGCACCAAACCTCGATGATGTTACCTGATAGATTTTTTTGCTTGATTTTTCAAAAGCAAAAACATTATCAATTCCTGTAAATCCGGCTGTAAAAAAGATATGATCATTACTTACCTCTAGCTGAGATATTTCCTGTTTCCCTGAAGAAAACAAGCAGGTTCTGTTTCCGGAATTTACATCGAGAGATACCAATTTCTTTCCTTTTTTATTCAACAAAATGTATACTATCGATTGGTTCCCATCCCACTTTGGTGATAAAATAAACTCACCTTTTCCAGCATCAATTCGTTGTTCGATCAGCTTACTTTCAGCATCGATTATTACCAGATGATTATCACCCGGATCATCTGTTTCAACAGCTGCAATCAGCTTCCCATCCTCCGAAAAAGCAGGTGCAAACAAGCTATTCCTGTACTTAAACCTGCTTCTTCTTTTCAATTTGGTATCATAAATTACCAAAACACTTTTATCGGCTTTTTCCCAACGCAAATGGTCTTTTCTTTCTGACCAAATGAGCTTGCCATTCCTATAGTCGAAGCCAGTATTAAAATCATACCCGGGAACGAAAAGTTTCTCTTGTTTCCCTTCTTTACTGATTCTCTCGAAATATGCAGCATCCGCCAAACCCTCTTTCAGTACAATTACTTCGCCCGATTCACTCACATGAGGAAATCGCTTGTTGGTATAGATTTCCTCACGATTTGCCAATGGTTCAAAATCTGTCAGATTCAATTGTGCATCCTGAACTTTCCACTCCCATTGCAATTCCTTCATGGTATCGTAATACAACATCAGCTTGCCATCGGCCCGGGTATTTTTCTCCTTTACCTGTTCCCAATTGATATCCTCTACCTTTATTCCTTTGGCAAGAATCTCTTTTTGCTTTTCGGATAACGAATCGAATACAGAATCTCGTTTCCCATTCATTCCCCGCTTAATTCCATCAGCAAACCTTGTTAATCCCAAAGGTCTTCGCCCAACCCGACTGAGAGTTTTCTCCCAAAGTTGATCCCCATAATGGGTTCTTGCTTTGCCAACCAAATAATAGCCCAACTTGTAACGATCAGTGGCATAATCCTGATACGATCCGTTGATTGCCTTATCGTAGGAATAGTTGCCTTTTTCGATAAATTGAGCACGCAGCTCCTGCTCAAAAAATGGCAATCGTCCCCGCCCCGACTCACTTAAGGCTGTTTCGGAACAAACAGCATCACCTTCTAAAAACCATGGAGGTAAATACAGCCCCACCACAACAATGGTAGACTGCTGACCAAATATATAATTCAAGAAACGAGTAAATCCCTGTTCTAATTTATCCATCTGAATAACATGCCGGTATTCATGAGTAGTTACATGATCAATCCAAACCTGAGCATCATTATCGGGCGCAGAGGTATTGTACAATTCCATTCGCTTCGGAGCCCAAGCTACCATACCATTTGTGGTTGCACTTTGGGTATGCACTACAACAGAAAACTTTTTAGGTTGATGTTGGAGATCCTTCCCTCCCTTTAAGAGTAAATCCTGAAAAATAGCTGCCATATATCCGGCCTTTTCTTCATACCCTTCAGGAAATATAATTTGAAATTCGTTCGTATTAATTTGTTTCCATCTTATGGAGGCAGGGTCTTGGCCGGTACTAAAATATTGTCCTCTGGCAAGACTGCAGGTTGTTATCAAACAAAAGAAAACAAAACATATTCTAACAAATTTCATCATATCAAAAGAGTAATAATATTGATTGTTCTTTTAAAATAGTATCGGGAAAATTTATAATATTGATCCAAAGGAACAAAACCTCATATACAGAGAATAACAATTAAACTAAATGCCATCAAAACAGCACACGTAAGCTCGCAATTCCGAATAAATATTAATTTTATAAGCCACTAAAAATACTTATTTTTAATTGAATATAAACTTCCCTATGAATATCAATCAATATAAAATATCGAAAAATATAAGCTTAGCCAAGACAGACACTTTCAAAGAAATTGAAGATGCGAAAGAAAAACTAAAACACATCCGCAGAAAAATCAGCGAATTGCAGGATATAATGTATGCCCATGGCAAATACAATATGCTTATTTGTCTGCAAGGTATGGACACATCAGGAAAGGATAGTTTGGTTAGAGAAGTATTTAAAGATGTAAACGCAAGAGGTGTTGTGGTACATAGTTTTAAAACTCCTACTTCAGCTGAATTAAAACATGATTTTTTGTGGCGGCATTACTTGGCACTGCCGCAAAGGGGCAAAATTTGTGTTTTTAACCGCACCCATTACGAAAATGTTTTGGTTACACGGGTACACCCGGAATATATTTTGGGTGAAAACATTCCTTCGGTGACCAGTCTTAACGATTTGGACGATGCCTTTTATCACAAGCGCATGGAACGGATTGTAAATTTTGAAGAGCACATTGCCGAAAGTGGAACTATCATATTAAAATTCTTTTTACATCTCTCCAAAGAGGAACAGAAAAAGAGATTGTTTCGAAGACTTAGCCGCAAAGAAAAAAACTGGAAGTTTTCAAAAGATGATTTGAAGGAACGAAAGTCGTGGAGTTCATATCAGGAATGTTACGAAGATGCTATTAATCGTACATCAAAAGATTGTGCTCCCTGGTATGTTGTTCCTGCAGACGACAAGGCAACCGCCAGGTTGATTGTTGCTGAAACGATACTTCAAAGCCTGCAATCGTACAAAGACATGGTAGAACCAAGTCTCGACGAGGAAACTTTATCGCATGTAGATGAATTTAAAAGGCAACTTGAAAATGATTAATGACGCGAAGCAAGAAGCATTCCCGTTTTTTTTGACTTCAAAAGATACTCTAAATACTGAAATATCGCTGTTGCAGAAATTAGTAAAACACACGAATCAGGATAAATCTTCTTTTATCTTGATTTTCTGTGCTTGCCTCCTACTTATTGCAGTCAATTTTTTTTGCCGCAAACAGATTGGATCAGAAGCCTAATTTGATTTGCAAAATTCAATTTCTATGCAGACCTTTGCCTTCCTAAATATGCAAAACAATCAGGTTGTTGCAAACACAAAATTATGAGTGAAATAATTATTAAAACTCCGGAGCAAATTGAAGGAATTCGAAAAAGTGCTCAATTGGCCGGAAATACTCTAAAATACATTAGCGATTTCGTTAAAGAAGGAGTTAGCACAGAATACTTAAATCAATTAATTGAAGAATACATTCGAAATAATGGTGCAATACCTGCGCCTTTAAATTATCATGGTTTTCCAAAATCATGTTGTATTTCCTTAAATAATGTGATCTGCCACGGTATTCCGGATGAAAAAACCATTCTTAAAAATGGTGATATTTTAAATATTGATGTGACGACAATCTTAGATGGTTACTATGGCGATACAAGCTCCATGTTTACTATTGGTGAGATTTCGGAACAAGCGGCAAAATTGGTTGAAGATACCGAGCATGCTTTGTATTTAGGAATTGAGCAAGTAAAACCTGGCAACTACTTTGGCAATATCGGCTTTATGATTGGGCGGTTTGCCAAAGGGAAAAAATACAGTGTTGTTTACGAATTTTGCGGTCATGGTGTTGGCATCGACTTTCACGAAGCGCCTCAGGTTGAACATATAGCGCCTAAAAATTCAGGGCCAAAAATGAAAGCAGGTATGATTTTCACCATTGAGCCAATGATTAATTTGGGGAAACCAAGAGCTATTGTTGATGAAAGAGATGGCTGGACAGCCCGTACGATTGATAAGAAGTTATCGGCTCAATTTGAACATACTGTTTTAGTAACTGAAGATGGATTTGAAATTCTTTCGGATGTAGGTGAATACGATATTTTTAAGTAGATATCTGTAAAAGCTTACTTCCAGATAAATATCAAAAGAAACCGTTTCAAAATCAATTTTGGAACGGTTCTTTTTTGCTTTTTAAAACGTCGATTTAATTGTAATTTCGAGACGTTAATTGATATCAGAAAAATGAAACGTCCGTAAGTAAATAATTATCAACTCACAATGGGGGTAATTGTTTGCAAACGGTAAGTTCTCCCGAAACAAGTTCGGGACAGGCTATATGGCAATTAAAAATCAAATTATAAACACATGAAAAATGCAGCTGTTATATTGGCCGGAGGAAGCGGAAAACGTATGGGAGGATCATTACCTAAACAATTCCTGATTCTTGGAGAGAAACCAATCATTCAGCACTCAATCGAAGCGTTTGAAAATCACCCGGATATCGATGAAATATGCATCATTATGCAGGCTGATTTTATTCATGAAGTTGAATGCATTGTAAAAGAGAATAACTTCAATAAAGTGAAGCACATTTTG is a genomic window containing:
- a CDS encoding DUF4469 domain-containing protein — protein: MAEHLQLLRVGNAASGNNVNTELFKVYPSISGVFVNESDGFDKKRHTIRLNLNAGSRLTEAVGNIELRKVEISVAQPVIQQFTDLKTKAVNETFSPGQIASLKGSLLKFDEADENQGIFFIAGDGTATKAGNVVKNKPSELLFFVPDTLNTGSFQVEVRVALKDSKNIKVGRLLIDLLPVG
- a CDS encoding metallophosphoesterase, with protein sequence MKASVYLLIPLLLFMLLVDIYTYRGVKPLIARIKYSPARQSLSILFWGISVLVFAGFTLFMFGIKHVQQSETYIYVGYLVAGFSLFYIPKFVFVLFVLLKDILGAIAGIINWFGERKKKSVPQFNSKRKMERSEFLYQMGLILAAIPFASILYGVTKGKFNYRVMREKISFDHLPKSFKGLKIVQISDMHLGSFNKNFEKITKAVELINEQEPDLILFTGDLVNNFAEETEGWAPILSKMNAKIGKYSIMGNHDYGDYSYWKSPADKAQNLQTIKDFHHEMGFKLLLNESETISLNGEEIALVGVENWGKPPFPQHGDLQKAINGSANLPFKILMSHDPSHWDAQVLDTDIALTFSGHTHGMQFGLERAGIKWSPVQYKYPRWGGLYQQGNQYLYVNRGFGYIGFPGRVGMPPEITLVELT
- the mscL gene encoding large-conductance mechanosensitive channel protein MscL, producing MNEFKKFIAKGNVLEMAVGLIMALYFGAIVKSLVNDIIMPPVGIVLGGVDFSDLKIILQSAVLESAPGAGDAVGEVAIAYGLFINAIITFLIVAFAIFMLVKSFNKMKEKMEKKAEEAPAAPATPSKEEVLLSEIRDLLKNK
- the map gene encoding type I methionyl aminopeptidase, yielding MSEIIIKTPEQIEGIRKSAQLAGNTLKYISDFVKEGVSTEYLNQLIEEYIRNNGAIPAPLNYHGFPKSCCISLNNVICHGIPDEKTILKNGDILNIDVTTILDGYYGDTSSMFTIGEISEQAAKLVEDTEHALYLGIEQVKPGNYFGNIGFMIGRFAKGKKYSVVYEFCGHGVGIDFHEAPQVEHIAPKNSGPKMKAGMIFTIEPMINLGKPRAIVDERDGWTARTIDKKLSAQFEHTVLVTEDGFEILSDVGEYDIFK
- a CDS encoding transposase, producing MDKYQNKYRIKTTRLQSWDYGANAPYFVTICTANRKHFFGQVLNGLMQLSEIGRMAESFWLAIPEHFPFVQLDAFVVMPNHVHGIIVINKDDGYCKDTRFCVSTKNQFGPQSKNLASIVRGFKIGVKKYATMHQIEFAWQSLYHDHIIRNDIAYQRIHNYILNNPAKWEEDKFHK
- a CDS encoding PPK2 family polyphosphate kinase — its product is MNINQYKISKNISLAKTDTFKEIEDAKEKLKHIRRKISELQDIMYAHGKYNMLICLQGMDTSGKDSLVREVFKDVNARGVVVHSFKTPTSAELKHDFLWRHYLALPQRGKICVFNRTHYENVLVTRVHPEYILGENIPSVTSLNDLDDAFYHKRMERIVNFEEHIAESGTIILKFFLHLSKEEQKKRLFRRLSRKEKNWKFSKDDLKERKSWSSYQECYEDAINRTSKDCAPWYVVPADDKATARLIVAETILQSLQSYKDMVEPSLDEETLSHVDEFKRQLEND
- a CDS encoding P-loop ATPase, Sll1717 family; translated protein: MNTDQKLVFSDETIQSLFGFEDAESEPIDRLREYYLKKDTFARVVSDLPIRILVGHKGTGKSALFKVAIAEEKENGNLPILIKPDDIAELGKSDENFLLRIRQWKLGLTKIIGSKVLNEFGLYDEKTAGKLSQFGVKLVSFVSETVTSLKDKIDLQPIQIKSINNFLKTKKIIIYLDDLDRGWQGKKDDINRISTLLNAIRDLANDNAGLIFKVSLRSDVYYLVRTSDESTDKIEGSVVWYKWSNHEILVLLIKRVLTFFGEKSDEEQLMKTPQKHLIHYLDRVFEPRFYGKGKWEDVAIHRILMSLTRKRPRDLVKLCSLAAQQAYSSGSNLLRSPHFQAIFEEYSQGRIQDTINEYRTELPLIEKLIFGMKPTKKERFAADGYIYSTAELQIKINNIKQQNNFSFTNGRSATAKDLAQFLFKINFLTARKVLDDGTIQRKYFEENRYLSNSFVDFGYDWEVHPAFRWALQPDDIQDIFNNLILNP